Genomic DNA from Pseudofrancisella aestuarii:
GTGTTGAAATTGCATACGATGCTATAGTAAATGGTAACTCCGAATTTATTTGTGACTCAGCAATCGATGCTTTAGAACAATCATATTTAAGAGATCAAACTGATGAATTTGTAATTCCAACCTGCATAATAAAAAATGATGAATTAGTAAATATAACTGATGGTGATAGTGTTATATTTATGAATTTTAGAGCCGACAGAGCAAGAGAAATAAGTCATGCTTTTGTAGATCCTGAATTCTCTGGTTTTGATAGAGAAAAGCATCTAAACATAAATTTTACTACCCTCACACAATATGATGCGAAATTAAATTGCTCCGTAGCGTTTCCTCCCGAGCAGCCACAAAACACTCTTGGCGAAATACTTGCTAAAAATCACAAGACTCAATTGAGAATTGCTGAAACTGAAAAATATCCACATGTGACATTCTTCTTTAATGGTGGTAAAGAAAATGAATTTGAAGGGGAAGATAGAATTTTAATTCCTTCGCCTAAAGTCGCAACATATGATTTACAACCTGAAATGTCTGCTCCAGAAGTTACAGATAAATTAGTAGGCGCTATTAATAGTGGCAAATATGACTGTATAGTTTGTAATTATGCAAACTCTGATATGGTAGGCCATACTGGAAATTATGAGGCAACTATTAAAGCTATCGAATATTTAGATAAATGTATCGGAAGACTTAAAGATACTATATTAGATAATGGTGGAAATATGTTTATTACAGCAGATCATGGAAATGCTGATATGATGGTTAATCCAAAAACTCACAAACCTCATACAGCACATACCACTAATCTTGTACCATTTGTATATGTAGGTAGTAAAAAAGCTGAAGTAAACTTAGAACATGGAAAGCTTTCAGATATCGCTCCAACAATCTTAACTGTTATGAACTTAGATACCCCTAAGGAAATGACTGGCACTCCAATTTTTAAATTTTCAAAATAGGTAATTTTATGTTAGATGCAAAATATGTAAAAGATAACCTGCAAGAGGTTGCAGAAAAATTAGCTACTCGTGGTTATATACTTGATATAAAAAAATTCCAAAAACTCGAAGAGAAAAGAAAAGTCCTTCAAGAAAAAACTCAAGAGCTTCAAGAACAAAGAAATGCAATTTCTAAGGAAATTGGCAAAAGAAAAGCTAAAGGCAAAGATGCTAGTGATATTTTCAAAAAAGTTGGACAAATTAATGAAGAATTAAAAACTGTAGAGAAGAAGCTAAAAGAGTTATTAGATTCTATCAATGATTTAATGCTTGAAATGCCTAATTTACCTGCAAATGATGTTGCTATTGGTAAAGATGAAAGTGAAAATGTTGAAGTTAGAAAATGGGGAACGCCTCGTCAATTTCATTCAGAAGCTCCTGCTAAAGATCATGCTGACTTAGGTGAAGCTCTAGGAATGATTGATTTTCAGTCTGCTGCAAAAATTACAGGTAGCCGATTTGTTGTTATGAAAAATAAAATAGCTAGATTACATCGTGCGCTAATCCAGTTCATGCTTGATACTCATATAGAAAAACATGGATATGAAGAGCTATATGTACCATACATGGTTAATAATGACAGTTTATATGGAACAGGACAGCTTCCTAAATTTGCTGAAGATTTATTCAAATTACAAGGTGAATTTGAGTATAGTTTAATTCCTACTGCTGAAGTTCCTGTGACAAACTTAGTACGAGATGAAATCTTAGAAACAAGCTCTTTACCTTTACATTATACAGCCCACACTCCTTGTTTTAGAAGTGAAGCAGGTTCTTACGGTAGAGATACTAAAGGTATGATAAGACAACATCAATTTGAAAAGGTTGAGTTAATTCATATTACAACTGCTGAAACTGGAGAGGAATCTTTAGAACTATTAACAAATCATGCTGAAAGAATATTACAAAAACTAGAACTACCATACCGTGTAGTTAAATTATGTACTGGAGATATGGGTTTTAGTGCAAAAAAAACCTATGACTTAGAAGTATGGTTACCATCACAAAATACTTATAGAGAAATTTCTTCTTGTAGTTGGTGTGGTGATTTCCAAGCGCGTAGAATGAAGGCTAGACATAAAAATAAAGATATGAAAAAACCTGAGCTAGTTCACACACTAAATGGTTCCGGACTAGCTGTTGGTAGAACCTTATTAGCTATTATTGAAAACTATCAACAAGAAGATGGTTCAATCATGATACCTCAAGCACTTGTAAAATATATGGGAGGAATATCAGTTATAAAATAGACTGATACTTTAAAATGTTTAAATTAATAATATATTTGAAGCAATTCTTATATAGACTAAAAGCAAAACTATGGTTTAAACCTACAGCATATTGTTTACTTGCTATATTAGGAGTTTCTATATGCTACTTTCTTCAAGAGTTTAAGATATTTAATTTATATCCTAAAAGAGTCACAGCAGAAACAGTTACTACCCTTCTTTCAATAATAAATACTAGCATGTTAGTTGTAGTAACTTTTGCTGTTGGCTCTATGATTTCTGCTTATACTTCTGCAAGCAAATCTGGTACACCACGAGTTCTAACCTTACTACTTCAAGACAATATTTCAAAAAAAGCGACTTCTAGCTTTATTGGAGCTTTTATTTTTGGGATAGTTGCAACAATAGGTGTTAAGTCAAATTCCTTCAACCATTCAGGTATCTTCTTGATTTTTGTTTTAACTATTGGTGTTATTGGTTGGGTAATTTTCACCTTTATCTTATGGATTGATAGCATTGCTAGACTTGGACAAATTAAAATATTACCAATAATAACTGAAAAGCAAGCCAAATCAACAATCGAGAATTATATTAAAAATCCTTACAAAAGTTGTCATATATTAGTTAAAGACAAAATACCTGAAAATGCTATACCTATATATTCTAAAACTTATGGATTTTTAACTGATATAGATTTTGCTGCTTTGAATAAGCTTTGTGAAGATAAGGATACTAATATATATATAGTAAAGAGCATAGGATCTCACTTAACTGTATTAGATAAAATTGCTTATGTAGAAACCACAAAAAATCTTAAAGGTAATGATTTAGATGAACTCTTGAATAGATTCATTCTATCTGATGAAAGAATTTTTTCTAATGACCCTATATTTTGCCTTGAACTTCTAGATGAAATAGCTGGTAAAGCTTTGTCTCCTGGAATTAATGACCCAAGAACAGCTATTTATGTAATAGATTCTTCTACTAGATTAATTGATTACTTACTAAAAAATAATAAAGAAAATAGTGAGATAATCTATAACAAAATCTTTATGACTGAAATCCCATTAGAAAAATTCATCAAAAGCAGTTTTGAATTTATTAGAATTTATGGAAGCAATAATCTTCTAGTTAGTAAGAAATTACAAGCAAGCCTTCTACACATATATCAACAAGCCTCACTAGAGTCAGATAAAAAAATTATTCTAGAATATACAGATAATTGCTATAGCCAGGCCTTAAATGAACTTAAACAAGGTTTTGAACAATTAGAGTTTAAGAATTATAGAAATTCCATTACACCAACCAAATAACTATTTTTATTTCCTTTTGCTCGAACACTGTTAAAATACTTCTGAGAGATGAGGAGATTTAATATGTCGTTTTATTCAATTAGAAATGAACTTCTAGAACATTACAAATCAGAAGTTGAACTTAAATATAAAATGCTGAATGGACTTTTTTTAGGATTACCTCTTGATAAAGAACATTATGCAAATTCAAAACTAGAAGCTTTTTCAAATTTTTGTAAAACTGAATTAGCAAATGGTAAAAACTCAATAGAGATTGTTGAAAATTCATTTTCAGAATTATCTGAAGAGGAAAAGCTTAAAATCTTTATCAAATTTATTCGATTTATAGAAAGACAAATAGTTCTAATAGATGCTCTTGAAGAGGCTGCTTATGCAAAAACACATGATTTAAATGGCGAGTACAGCATAACTAGATTAATAAGAGAAGTTGAACAAAACAAAAAACAAAATACCTTTTCAAAAGAGCTAAAAGAATATAAAGCTCGATTAGTACTTACTGCTCACCCAACACAATTCTATGCAAAACTTGTATTACCTATTATTAATGATCTAAAAAAAGCAATCATCGAGAATGATATAAACAAAGTACGTGATATCTTCTTACAAATGGGAAAAACCAAGTTTAGTAATAAAACTAAACCTTCTCCAGAAAATGAAGCTAAATCTATAATTTGGTATTTAAAATATGTTTTTTACAATACTATACCCAAAGTCCAGCACAAATTAACAGATGATTATACAAACATTGAAATAGGTTTTTGGCCAGGTGGAGATAGAGATGGAAACCCTTTCGTTACAGCTTCAATAACTAAGAATGTTTCATCTCATTTAAGAAAAAGTATTTTTAATTGTTACAATAAAGATTTAAAAAAATTAATTAAAAAGCTTACTTTTGATAAAGTTCATGAAGATCTTGTAAAAATCAGAAAGCGATTAAAAACTGATAAATATAAAACAGTTGAGCAATTTATAAATGCTTTGAATAAAATTAAAGAAACTATAGAAACTCAATACGACTCATTATTTATTAGTAAGCTTAACAACCTTATTTTAAAAGCTAAAATATTTGGTTTTCATTTTGCAAAATTAGATATTCGTCAAAATGCTAAAATACATCACGAATTTTTCACTGAAATATTTAGAAAAAATTATAAGTTAGACTATAGTAAATTAACTAATGATGAGAAGATTGAAGCTTTAATAAAATTATGTAAAGAAAAAACTCTTAATGAATTAAAAATAAGCAGTAGTTTAGCTAAAGAACTAATTGCAACTATTGAGGCTATCCAATCAATACAAGAGCAAAATAGCTATCAAGCTATTGAAAGATATATTATAAGTAATGCCGACTCTACTATTAGTATCTTAGAAGTACTAGCTTTATTTAAATTATTCAATAAAGGCACCAAAAACAAAAAAATAAGAATTGAGGTTGTTCCTTTATTTGAAACAATGGATGATCTAGAAAACTCAACTACTATTATTGATGAGCTGCTTAAAATAAAACTTTATAGAGATAATTTATCTGTTTGGAAAAACACTCAAACTATTATGTTAGGATTTTCTGATGGAACTAAAGATGGTGGCTATTTTATGGCTAATTGGTCTATACTTGAAGCTAAAAAATCGCTTAGCGAATATTTTAAATCCAAAGGAATAAAACCTATCTTCTTTGATGGCAGAGGCGGCCCCCCTTCTCGTGGTGGTGGAGATATGTTCTTGTTTTATAAAGGTTTATCAAATGTAGTTTCAAACCATGATGTACAAGTAACGATTCAGGGGCAAAGCATATCCTCTAAGTTTGGGAACTCAGATACAGCACAATATAACTTAGAACAAATATTAACTTCTGGGTTATACGGTAAACTTAATTTACATAATGCTCAAAAGTTAAACGCTACAGAAAATAAGCTTATAACTGATATAGGTAAACTTTCATTTGATGCTTACTCAAAACTAAAAAACCATCAAAAATTTATGGGTTACTTAACAGAAATAACCCCTTTAAAATATATTAGTGATATGAATATTGGTTCACGCCCTGCCAAAAGAAATTCTGGGCAAGATATAAAATTTGATGATTTACGAGCAATTCCTTATGGTACATCTTGGATGCAGATGAAGCAAAATATTCTTGCCTTCTATGGATTAGGAACTGCTATTGATACGTTAGCGAAAGAAGATCAAACAAACCTAGATATTCTAAAAAGAATATATAATCGTTCATTAATTATTAAAGGTATTTTTGATAATGCTCTGCAAAGCATTGGTCAAACCAATTTTGATTTAACTAAACATATAAGCAAAGATAATGAATATAGCGACTTTTGGAAAGAGCTGCATAATGAATACACTTTAGCCAAAAAATATTTATTTTCTATTACAAATAAAGATGAATCTTTTTTACATCCAAATCCTGTAAAAGAAAAGTCTATTCAAATGAGGGATGATATAACCTTACCTCTTGGAATTTTGCAACAATATGCCCTTAACTGCTTAAGAAACGATCCAAACCACCGTTTTGCAGAACTACTAAAGACTATAATAAAGAAATCTCTAGCCGCAAATATTAATGCAAATCAAAACTCTATATAAGCTTTTTATTCTTATATTCGTGTAATGTTGATAAAATTATTAAAACTCTAAAATTAAAAAGAAAAATCTTGATCAAACGTATACTAAATAATCATATACTTTCAAAATCTTTACTCACCATGTTTGTTCAGGCCTTAGGGCAAGGCTGTGCATTTATTACAGCTATACTTTTAGCTAGAAGTATCTCTATGACAGATTATGGATACTATATATTTGGTATTACTCTTGCAACTATATTAGCAGTAATTGCAACTATGGGGGCTGGTGGTATTTTAGCACGAACTTGGGGAAGATCTGATAAACAAGGCTTTGAAAGAGATCAGGAAACTTTTGAGACACATAACTGGTAT
This window encodes:
- the gpmI gene encoding 2,3-bisphosphoglycerate-independent phosphoglycerate mutase encodes the protein MKQTTLLLILDGWGYSESDYFNAIRNANTPNWDSIWETYPKTLLNASSLDVGLPKGQMGNSEVGHVNIGSGRIVYQELTKIDKAIEDGSFEKNEALCKAMDDVVKNGSNLHLMGLLSPGGVHSHEEHIFAAIKMAKDKGVKRVFLHAFLDGRDMPPKSAKESIEKADKLLQKLDLGYIATVSGRYYAMDRDNRWSRVEIAYDAIVNGNSEFICDSAIDALEQSYLRDQTDEFVIPTCIIKNDELVNITDGDSVIFMNFRADRAREISHAFVDPEFSGFDREKHLNINFTTLTQYDAKLNCSVAFPPEQPQNTLGEILAKNHKTQLRIAETEKYPHVTFFFNGGKENEFEGEDRILIPSPKVATYDLQPEMSAPEVTDKLVGAINSGKYDCIVCNYANSDMVGHTGNYEATIKAIEYLDKCIGRLKDTILDNGGNMFITADHGNADMMVNPKTHKPHTAHTTNLVPFVYVGSKKAEVNLEHGKLSDIAPTILTVMNLDTPKEMTGTPIFKFSK
- the serS gene encoding serine--tRNA ligase, whose amino-acid sequence is MLDAKYVKDNLQEVAEKLATRGYILDIKKFQKLEEKRKVLQEKTQELQEQRNAISKEIGKRKAKGKDASDIFKKVGQINEELKTVEKKLKELLDSINDLMLEMPNLPANDVAIGKDESENVEVRKWGTPRQFHSEAPAKDHADLGEALGMIDFQSAAKITGSRFVVMKNKIARLHRALIQFMLDTHIEKHGYEELYVPYMVNNDSLYGTGQLPKFAEDLFKLQGEFEYSLIPTAEVPVTNLVRDEILETSSLPLHYTAHTPCFRSEAGSYGRDTKGMIRQHQFEKVELIHITTAETGEESLELLTNHAERILQKLELPYRVVKLCTGDMGFSAKKTYDLEVWLPSQNTYREISSCSWCGDFQARRMKARHKNKDMKKPELVHTLNGSGLAVGRTLLAIIENYQQEDGSIMIPQALVKYMGGISVIK
- a CDS encoding DUF2254 domain-containing protein, with the translated sequence MFKLIIYLKQFLYRLKAKLWFKPTAYCLLAILGVSICYFLQEFKIFNLYPKRVTAETVTTLLSIINTSMLVVVTFAVGSMISAYTSASKSGTPRVLTLLLQDNISKKATSSFIGAFIFGIVATIGVKSNSFNHSGIFLIFVLTIGVIGWVIFTFILWIDSIARLGQIKILPIITEKQAKSTIENYIKNPYKSCHILVKDKIPENAIPIYSKTYGFLTDIDFAALNKLCEDKDTNIYIVKSIGSHLTVLDKIAYVETTKNLKGNDLDELLNRFILSDERIFSNDPIFCLELLDEIAGKALSPGINDPRTAIYVIDSSTRLIDYLLKNNKENSEIIYNKIFMTEIPLEKFIKSSFEFIRIYGSNNLLVSKKLQASLLHIYQQASLESDKKIILEYTDNCYSQALNELKQGFEQLEFKNYRNSITPTK
- a CDS encoding phosphoenolpyruvate carboxylase, whose translation is MSFYSIRNELLEHYKSEVELKYKMLNGLFLGLPLDKEHYANSKLEAFSNFCKTELANGKNSIEIVENSFSELSEEEKLKIFIKFIRFIERQIVLIDALEEAAYAKTHDLNGEYSITRLIREVEQNKKQNTFSKELKEYKARLVLTAHPTQFYAKLVLPIINDLKKAIIENDINKVRDIFLQMGKTKFSNKTKPSPENEAKSIIWYLKYVFYNTIPKVQHKLTDDYTNIEIGFWPGGDRDGNPFVTASITKNVSSHLRKSIFNCYNKDLKKLIKKLTFDKVHEDLVKIRKRLKTDKYKTVEQFINALNKIKETIETQYDSLFISKLNNLILKAKIFGFHFAKLDIRQNAKIHHEFFTEIFRKNYKLDYSKLTNDEKIEALIKLCKEKTLNELKISSSLAKELIATIEAIQSIQEQNSYQAIERYIISNADSTISILEVLALFKLFNKGTKNKKIRIEVVPLFETMDDLENSTTIIDELLKIKLYRDNLSVWKNTQTIMLGFSDGTKDGGYFMANWSILEAKKSLSEYFKSKGIKPIFFDGRGGPPSRGGGDMFLFYKGLSNVVSNHDVQVTIQGQSISSKFGNSDTAQYNLEQILTSGLYGKLNLHNAQKLNATENKLITDIGKLSFDAYSKLKNHQKFMGYLTEITPLKYISDMNIGSRPAKRNSGQDIKFDDLRAIPYGTSWMQMKQNILAFYGLGTAIDTLAKEDQTNLDILKRIYNRSLIIKGIFDNALQSIGQTNFDLTKHISKDNEYSDFWKELHNEYTLAKKYLFSITNKDESFLHPNPVKEKSIQMRDDITLPLGILQQYALNCLRNDPNHRFAELLKTIIKKSLAANINANQNSI